The window tacatatattttaaagaaagcAAGAAGCAAAGGACGAAAACAAACCCAACCTTGATGCTCTTCACTGCAGGCTTGTTCAGCCGCTTGATGTGCCTCGAGATTGACACCCCTCCAGAGCCAACTGCGGACAAGAAGACCAGAAGAAGAACAAGCTTCACCGCCATCAACGTTGAGAGAGAAGTTAAGCAGCGGGTTTCATTTGCTTCTGTTCTTCCTCCGGCTAAGTGTCCGTTGAGGGTAGAATTGGGAAACCAGGAAAGGAAGTTTTGcagctgctgttgctgctgctgcttttGTGTTATGGATTGGAAGAAAATGACTGAAATACCCCTTGGTCCTGGGTTGTCCTGTTGTGAAGTTTGGCACGAGTGTTTAACTCGCGTGAGGAGCATTGGATTCGGAAAAGTTTCGGCTTTCACCGCGTGTGCTTTTGGCACGTGTGATTGGGCCACGCATTGTGTCAGATGGAggacaaatatatacatatcattgTGCGTGATTGTGGAAAAGAGTTACTtgaaatttgattaattattgttttgttttttggcgGGTTGCAACGAAAGAGTGGTTTTCCGTTATTATCATGGCTTAAAACTGGCTTTTAATAGACTAATGATGGTCAAAGTTtcagagacaaaaataaatggttttgaatgtgtactatttgaaaaacataagtacctgtatatgtatacttattttaaatttcatgattgtgtgaatacttgTAGATTTTCTTGTGGTTGAATTGtgggtatatatttttatgttaaagaaaaatcattatatttttgaaaatttatattttattattttttttttcactacctcttatttaacttttttttcttttgtaatttttttattgagaaagaGGAAAAGTCCAGTATATCTGTTCTTCATCTTTAAAGTGAGACCATGAGGGAGTTTCACAATCCCTTTATGAAAGGTGAAAATTGCTGTGAAGTGattggttttttaaataaatgcattctttaacagttttaaaaataattttttttaacgcTTTCTTTCTAGTGAGTTAAACCATTTTGTATTTGGATCAGTTATTATAGAATTATTTGTATTCAAGAATTTaataatttgagaaaattaGAAGTGCattttaatagaattatttgtatccaaaaattattcttttaaatgTATTTATGTGTTCACTTTTAATCCTTCATCTAATTATGTTACACTGTATTGATATAACATCTTACACGGCATGAAAATAGTTTCGATGTGAGAGCTACATGGGAACATCATTTtgctaaaaattttgaaaataattaaaaagtttaaataatatgaaaaatagatgCGCCACATTATGTTTTTCtgggaaaatatttttttaatttgtaataacACGGGCAAGGAAATGTAGTCAATCAGGAATAAAACTAAGAagggctagcaggggcttcagcccctCCCTCAGCCACCAGTGCTCTTCCTTGTGTGGCCAGAAGACCCCAGAACCAGCCCCCCCTTGGAGGGCGGTCAGCCCCCTTGGTGGCCAAATACCACAAGACCAAGAAAGGAGTTCTCCAATCGCAAAGAAAAAGTTTCAATCTTTGGCCAAACCCGGGGAGCTCTATGCTTTGATGATGGGACGGAATCACGGAAAGAAGCCCTTCCATTGCTTTGGTGCAGTGATTCACAGCGAGGAGAGACTTTGATggagagaaagggagaagagCTTCAGCTGAGAGTGGCTTCAAAGGATTAAGAGCTTGGGGCTTCACCATGGCCACCATGGAAACGAGCTTCAACTGTATACCTTGTTCTCTTCTGGGGTATCATTATCAATGAAACTTTGGCAAATCTCAACTATTCATCACAAGATCAGCAGAGTGATTGACGGTTTAAATTTACAGCCTTGCCTTGAGATCCATAAAAGAAGGCTCACTAGTTACTAGTGTTCATCCTCGTCTCCTTAGCAATGgctttggagaagaaaaaagagttCGTCTATAGAGTGAGCACGGTGGCAGAATGGGATGAGTTGCAGGCCAACGACAATACTCTTGGTGGCGATCTCGATCGCCGCACTGGTTGCATCCATCTCAGCATTATCAATCCTGTAGTTGATAGTTCAATCACCACCAAAAGGATTGATAAAAAAAGGCaccttttttttgttgaattagGGGAAATATCCATTTTTTAAGAGAGATTTGTGactgattttaaaatttatgattgtTTTTCATAGGTGAAGAAAGTTTTAAAGAATTGTTTTCAAGGGAGGGAGGACTTGTTCTTGCTTCAAGTTGACACTGCTAAGGTAATTAACAATCCACTGattattagtttgtttttttggatctttgtaatgttttttaatgatattgaaCTAAGAAATATTTGATGAGATTAGTGAGGGATTGGTCTCAAAATGTAATCTTTCAGTAGTTAAACCAAATTTTCTCAGTTGTTATGTTGACTTGTTCTCTGCCTTTGATCATTTGAATACTGAAACTCTTTTGTTGTTCTTTGTGTTCTTTCAAATATTGgttctttgtt of the Dioscorea cayenensis subsp. rotundata cultivar TDr96_F1 unplaced genomic scaffold, TDr96_F1_v2_PseudoChromosome.rev07_lg8_w22 25.fasta BLBR01001433.1, whole genome shotgun sequence genome contains:
- the LOC120256421 gene encoding uncharacterized protein LOC120256421, whose amino-acid sequence is MALEKKKEFVYRVSTVAEWDELQANDNTLGGDLDRRTGCIHLSIINPVKKVLKNCFQGREDLFLLQVDTAKLGDGLIYEAVDESNSFPHFYGPARSFGPLSLDAVRKAKKLQLVNGEFSCNMLTESLN